AATGCAAATAGAATAACTACTTTTAATAATAGCAGCTTTGGAAAAAAATATGCATGATGTTTTTCTGCCTCAAAAACGCTTAACTTTAAAAGATGTTATTTAGGTGCACGTGAAATGTAAGTTtttcatatatgtttttatataaaaaaaaatacatatcccGAAATCAAGTGTCAATTCGGCGtaaggaatctattccttgggGGAAGATACATCCTTGTGTTTCGAAAAAAATAACATTCTATAACAGGAGATTTATAGATAATCAATACATCCATGATAATTATGTCAGCAGAAAAATCCTGACTTCTGGACTGGTGATACCTAGTGCAGTGGCATCATCCCAGAAGTTCTAAAAATTCATCAATGATACGCGGCTGGTAATCAAATCTGACCGTTCTCATATCGTTtaaattgtttctcattttatcaCGTAGGGATACTTTGTGGCTATTCATACTCAGAATTGAAGGTTTCATAATGATTTGCCATTGCTTGAATCCTTGGTATGTGGATTTAATAgacatttgttttatttgctATTATTTTTCTTCTCCTTACTCATGTTacttgtattaaaaaaaactgtatagCAATAATACAGTTTCTGAAAAGGTTAGCTTAACGTCCCCGTATAACAGTACCTCAAAATTGAGACATATACATACGTATAAGAAACTAAATTTGGAAATTTGTCTAGTGGATACAACATTGTCAACTTAAGCCATGCAACGTTACTAATTATGTGTGTTAAAACGCATTTGAAGCGTAACTATAGTAATATGTAACTTAAATGTACCATCTAAGTTTTGGACTGAACTGCTTATAAATTACCTGATAATCGATATATTATCGAATattgaaaatttatttgaaaCTTCAAATTTGTTTGCATAttttccggaccatatgagtattcgGACCATGTGTATATACTTATATGATCCGACCATACAAGAGTGTTATACTCGTTTGAGTAATCAAGGGCCGTACAATATGAGTATTTAGACCATATAGTATTTTTTATAGCCTTTATGCTGCCGATATTCATCCGTTAGTTAACCCAAATGCGTTAGGGACATagatctttttctttcttttttgaaatCATTATTAGAGACATTCAATTTATTCTTATTTCTGCTTATTCTTATTACATTGATGTATTTTTATCCTATTCCTATCATCTTACTGTCATTGTAAGATCGTATACTATTAGGAACAAGAATAcatgaacaaattaaataaaaacatttagaattatttttaaacaccaacagaaatttttaaaaataagaaaaaggcAAAAACACTTTTAATAAAGCGAGTTACTTATTGTTTaacagttcatttatatatttcttgaAGTACTTTTCCAAAGTCAACAAAGTACGTTTTGTAAGGACAATATATAATTACCgtgcaaaattatatatatataaatcttacTTTTAAGTAATATTCACTTTACTAAATCAATTATGTAACAATGTCTATTATATGATTGAATAAgtcaaaatctattttttataATTAGAATTAATAATACACCATTTCAACGTGCATCGTGTTAGTTACTCGGACCACAAGCGTATGTCCGGACTACGATATATAATCTATAATTAAAATGTATGTAATGGTATCCTTTTTACAGGCATCATGAACAGAAACTCAAGAAACCAAGACAATTCTGAAGAGGTAAATTCATACGGCATAAAGAAAACTACATACTGGAAAATATACGGAGTAAAACGTTTTCCATACCGTGGAAAGCGTAAGTATACACCATTACTTTACCCATCTTTTGATGGAGGAATGAAGATTTCAAATGACATTTTTGGATTAACAATCAGTCAGTTTGAACGAATGTACAAAGCTTGTTTAGAGAGAAGGATAACTAAAGAACAGTGGATACTGAACCTCAGATATCCTGACAAATCTTCAAAAGAATATCTCGAATACTTAGAAAACAGTACAGGTTCTAAAAAAGGTAATATAAATGAAGTTAATTTTCGAAATTCTAAAAATAATTCAAGATGTTtactaataacattaacggtaccaatttttctgcaccagatgcgcatttcgacaaataatgtctcttcagtgatgctcgtggccaaaatatgtaaaatccaaagcttatataaaagatgtagagctataatccaaaagttccaaaaaagtatagccaaatccgtgaaaggaaccagagttttgcatgagggagatatataccttaatttataattttttttaacattttgtaacagcaaatttaataacacaaaaaatccgtattttcatgccagtaccggagtactggctactgggctggtgataccctcggggactaacagtccaccagcagaggcatcgacccagtgcacgtggtagtaataacattaacggtaccaatgtttctgcaccagatgcgcatttcgacaaataatgtctcttcagtgatgctcgtggccaaaatatgtaaaatccaaagcttatataaaagatgtagagctataatcaaaaagttcccaaaaagtatagccaaatccgtgaaagaaatcagagctttgcatgagggagatacattccttaatttataatattttttaaccttttgtaacagcaaatttaataacccaaaaaatccgtattttcatgccagtaccggagtactggctagtgggctggtgaaaccctcggggactaacagtccaccagcagagacatcgatccagtggtagtaataacattaacggtaccaatttttctgcaccagatgcccatttcgacaaataatgtctcttcagtgatgctcgtggccaaaatatgtaaaatccaaagcttatataaaagatgtagagctataatccaaaagttccaaaacagtatagccaaatccgtgaaaggaatcagagctttgcatgagggagatacatcaGCATGAGATAGCAAAGGAAACGGCAAACAGCCAACACCATGACTAAGTCAAGGAAACGACAAACAGCCAATACCCATGAATTAGTAAAGGAATCGACAAACAGCCAACACCATGACTCAGTAAGGGAAACGGAAAACTACCAAAAATCAATGTCTAAGTGACATACAGCATTTATGTACAGCAAAAACCATGACTAAGAAAAGGGAAGTAAAAACTGGCAACACCATGAACTTAGTAAGGGAAAAGACAAACAAGAAACACaatgacaaagaaaaacaaacgacaaacagcCAACATCATTACAAAAAAGACAAACCACAAAGGCATCACTAATTGTAAATTAgtcatttttgattatttaaaatcgTAGACCAATGGAAAGTTTTAAATGAATTGTCAAAATTAATATAGATCATGTTAATGAAGTAAAATCTGTATTATAGGTTTCATTGTATTCCTTAAGTTAATTGAAATGTCAATAAAACAAACTAAAGTATTACACGAACAAGCAGGATATTTCATCATATTTCAATACTTAATTCTATCACAAATATTGATGTATATAAGATGTATTGGTCGATTTTGCAACAAAAACGTGAAATGCAAAATCACTCATTTATTACGGTAACAGTAACATCATGACAACACTCTTTATCCAATCGATGCGTCTAAACCGCTCTTCTTCATAGCATCTAAAGCTGCTGACATCACTATTGAGAGAATGAAATAGGCGACATAATAGTAATTGCTCCATTGGTTTTCAAGTTTCATAATGACTTCATATATAAAATATCTAGTCGTCGCCGACGTTCTTATGACACTCTACGTGACCGGTATCATACTATTCAGGGGAGACAATTTTTACATGAAAGGACATCGTTTTAAAGTCTCTTGATTGAGTAAACAAATTTATGTTTTGTAGGTCTCTTGCAATGCTTTGAAAGTGACCCGAGGGAGGAATACTTATACGAACAACTGGTTACAACAGTTGGCACTGAAATAGATATACGAAAGAGACAACGACTTTTTATCATAAAAGATATGATTTTTAATGCATGTCAACCTAATTATACACTAATCGCAAGTGGAAGTTTGGCCGAGGGGCTTAATTTACCGGGCAGTGATGTAGATATAATGTATGTAAATAATCACTATGACGTTATACGAAGTGTAAGTAATATCAAACACCCAATACATCGTAGAAAATTAGTTATGGAGACAGATATTGATCATCCTGGATTTACTAAACTCAGGTTCAGAGCAGTAGAGGTTAATGCACACTGTCGGTGTCACCCAGGGAAATGTACAGGTAAAAGGTTGTACCTATCAAGAACCAACTTTCTTGATGAATATAAGAATTTGACTAATACTAGTCCGTTATCTATGCACGGTCCATGTCTTTCAAACCAAACAAATAGTGTCGATATAGCATTTTGCTTACGGTGTAAATATCTACCACAAAACGCACTTCCATGGGGATTTCGTCGTCGATTGCAATGGCCACCTGATTGTGTAATTGACAGTATCATACAGTATGGGTGCTTGTTAGTACCTATAGGACCTAAAACTAAACCAGATGATGACCTCTTATGGAGATTGTCTTTCTCTGTGGCAGAAAAGAAACTTgtacattcttttaattttactcAATTCTTATGTTACGGTCTACTCAAATTAATGTTAAAGCGTATCGTCAACACACATGATGTAGTCAAAGATTTATTGTGTTCTTATTTTCTGAAGACGTCTTTGTTCTGGATTTCGGAGGAAGTAGATATTGAAACATTTCAGTTATCTAAAGTATATTATTGTTTCACTCTCTGTCTTGATAAAATAATTTCATGGGTAACCACATGCAACTGTCCAAACTATTTTATACCTGAACACAATATGTTCCTTGGAAAGATCAATCATCGTAACAACAAGATACTACTATGTGTACTCGAGAGTATAAAGTCTGGCGGGATTACCGGACTGACAAATAATATATTTGCGCCTAACAAGGAAAATCACTGTTTATCAAGAACATATAATGAATCTTCGTTCATTTTGTTAGACTTTTTGGTTTACAGGGTTATAAATTTACCGGGGATCATTACGTTGTTTCCAATAGGAATATCAAGTTATTTAAAAGGACTTGTACTTGCTGATTCTTTGCTTAAGTCAGAAACTTCTacatttattataaattgttgTAAATACCTCATTGCAAATATCAGCAAATATATTGCACAAAAACTACCAACACCAAACACAAGAGGTGAAACGAACAGTATACgcaaatgttatcataaacttaTACAAAAGAGCATTAAGTCGGATGCAGTGTCTGGTTGGttgttatacgcttcttattatTATGTTAGAAGACAGTACAACGCTACATTAAAACTTACGGATTATATTCTATCTAAATGTTCACCTGATATGATACTTTTAAATGCAATCGACAATACTGATAGTGTCATAACTTATTACAAACATAATGTACATACATCaatgacattgaatgaaaaaatgACAATATTCACTGAAAATGATGTCAACTATTTATATAACTCATCATTAATACCGGAAGAACTACAGCTGGAGGTAGACAAATATCTAATTGGTATCCATCCTGTTTTCATGTCCTACTGTCTTAGATTTCTATGTTATCATCATCTTGGTGACATATCCAACAGACGACAGGCATTAAGTGATTTATATTTAACAGTAAACACGGGACAGTTTACTTCACCGGATTCACATTCTGCTTCATTAACAATACTTGGAGTATGTAATGAAATATCAGGATATAAGGACGAAGCCTATGATTGTTATGTTAAATCTTTAGAAGTTTTTAAGAGAAAAGTTTCGACAGCAGAAATACGGAAACTTAAATTGTTTGACATCTAGTATACCATGTTTACATTCGAATTCATGGATTTAAACCGTAGCCATTGCAGTATTAACATTTCGCTAATACTCTTGTATCAATCATTCCACAATACAATGTATTTTTGATAGGCTATCGACCAAGTAACCCCATGCTTCTAACGTTGTAACAGAAGAAAAGTAATTTGGTACCATTTCAAAATCAGTGTTGAATCTAATGAGCCACAGAAATTTACTTGTCATCTATGTACATGAAATGCATTGAGTTACATTGCACAATGTTCTGTTTTTCGCcaactgttaatgacgtctttacacttaatCTTTTGGATGTTGaatatgtactgattgatattttagtcttagattcatgattttttttattagtaactGTTATAATTGGTCTTTTATgcactttttgtactgacatgaattatcattgatatggttatatttataaattacctgtttacgaaattataattaatgaaacactaaggcttttctacctcaggcatagattaccttagctggatttgggaaaacttttaggaattttggtccttaatgctcttcaacttcgtactttatttggcctttttaatttttttggactcgagcgtcactgatgagtcttgtgtagacgaaacgcgcgtctggcgttaatttaaaattagtcctggtatctatgatgagtttatttccaacaTAAAACTTAGAATGATGTTTTGAAAGGGGTAAGGAATAAAGTTTCATACGAATCGGATGAATACCAAGCGGCTTTTGTATAAATAGCAGCAAGTTATTAATAAAGACATCATGAAGTATGGGTGATGCATAATGACGAAGACCAAGACTGCATCTACGTCGAGGAATAGAGTTAAAAATATGCATCACATCACCGAGCTACAGGAAGGACTATATAGAAAACCTATATCATCTTTTTGTCATTGCAACTATATGGTGCAGTAGTTCCCAACTGTCgaatccagtagtcctcttttttCGATAATGccaactgtcatagaaacgatggaatgatctgGCCTATTAAAATGCGGGTAAAGAATGTCGTTTGCATTGAGGTTGATATCTGATCTGTTTATctttcctttcgtttcaccgaatTATAGCTATCCGTAAAGGTTACACTCTAATTCATAGACGACATTTGTAGATTTACAATTGAGATCATCGTAACCTCTGGTTAAATGAGACTTTTTAGTTGAATTGCTGATGAATTGAGCATCTGTCGAAtttcacaagttttgcagccaTTGGCTACACATTTTTAAAAGAGACAGTGTTGTTCAGAGTTCTCAAACAAATGTATGTGTTCTTTTGCTATTATCATTTTAGTCATGTCTGGTGATGTGGGGACACCTTttgtatcagacgacaccgtgtctatggtgacgtctgtttcggacctttttatactgtgCGCCAGTATCCTGTTAGGTGTTTTAATTCCATGCAaatttgctactgggcggatgatgtacTTGGGGATGAAATGTCAACCAGCAGAGACATAAAAAACTAtatactaagcaacacgaaacacacaaaaaactgggagtgatctccCAGTCTATCGGCTTAAAACTTATTCCCTGGATAAGCTCAACACATACGATgacattacaatttaaaaaaagaagatgttgtatgattgtcaacgaGATATATGACACTTAAATTGACAACGATAATTCACCGtatgatcttcaacaatgagcaaaaccaatactgtatagtctatatctataaaaagccccgtattgacaaatgtaaaacaatttaaacgagaaaacttacggcctaattAATGTGCAAACAAACTATGAATGAACAACACATAATTATGTAATGTAACACAtgtcaacaaacgacaaccactaaattacaggctctagatatgagacaggcacatacatacagaatgtggtggggctAAATATGGTAGCGGAATCCcaacttgggacagtggtgtaacagtaaaacattaGAACGAACTATTGAAATAAgatgaaaaaggctcaactcatcagatggatacaaatataaatacatcttaCACAAACACAGAGTTGAAGTCTTAATATGTCTTCTTCGTACGATTTGATATAATATGGTTATTCTttggtttattttgatattgattaAAAATATAGCTAAAGATTTGCAGTAATTTATATGCAGTTCTTTACACTTTGATCAAACAAGGCTGATCAATATAGTTATTAAGCTACTTACAATTTCATAATATGTTATATCATAGGTAAGTTTATACATATAAGGTTGTCTTTTTAAAACTACAAACTCAATAAAAGTTAATAAGTTTGCATATAATaggtaaacaaaagaaatattgtaccaaatatatatatataaatacaatatgggaaattttatttttgattattatttttcaatgtgATCGCAGCCTTTCTGTGACTTTCACTCCGCTGTTAAATATAAAGCAAACACAATACACGTGTAAACTCTTTATAACAAATAAGATATCAACTACTTTAATTTAGGAGTTTTCTCAAACACTGTAGTACCTAACTTTATATATTTAGTGAATTCGATTTGAGCTATTCAGAAGAAGATAGACTGACAACTTGGAATTTGGTAGAAACTAGAAAGTACATACTACACgacgtgtttctcgttttatatTTCATACTAGGATTGATAGGGAATTTGATTGTGTTGGTTTTTATAAATTGAGACCTAAACAAACTGAAGGCAAGTACTTTATACCAATTTTAGCATTCGTTGATATGTCTGTCTGTATTTCGAAAGCACCATTAAATCTATGGATAAATTTACTACCTGTTAAATTTACATCTGTAATTTACTGTcagattttgatgtttttattcaACATGTTTGGGTTTTCGTCAACATTTCTTCTGGCAGTCATAACCTTGCAGCGGTATTTGAAAGTATGTCGACCATTAAGACCTCAACTTGCTCTGAAGGCGAGACGTATATCACTActtctcatatttgttttgtcatttaccGTGTCTGCTCCATTTATTATCATAAGATTAAATGTGACAGGATATATGTGTGGTATCAACATAATGAAAGTTGACCAGAACGCCTATCGAACATTTATATTCTATCCATCTTTGATTATCGTTTGTGTTATGCTGGAGTgaatcattttaaatttgttgattgGAAGACAAATGATAATTGCAAGCAAAATGTTCACTGTGGTGAATACAGTTTTGAGGATAAGAAAAATAAACTCACAATTGTCAGCATCAAGAAACACAAGTTTTGCCAACATTAATTCTGTGAGTTGTTATTAGCTGAAACTGACCTGGAAGAAACATATGCTTATAGTTATCAACTAAGTATTCATTCTTTGCTATATTCCTGATTTTGGTTCTACTCTAATCGCTTTTTTTCATCGCAATTTCTGGATCCAAAGAACGGAAGATGAGGCGACTATTTTCAAGCTGATTGAACAAATGATGATTATCAATAACATCGTCAATCCGTTTGTGTATGAGATGCTTGACAGAAAATTTCGAACTGAGGCGAAAACTTTGATGTGCACATAttgtaaaatatagaaaaaagtgaaTTTTCCGCATTGTTTTAATGCAATTACATGACCTTTCATTGACAACATTAAGCTGCATAATGTAATTAGAAAAGCGAGGAAACTCTATTAGAACTCTGCTTTTATTCTCCTTCATATTATCTCACATTTAGAAATTTCAGTGTGTGATCCGAATTCGTTTaatttcaatcgatttatgactattgaacagctaTATAATACCATAGCCTTTTTTACGGACGCCACAAGTAATTTATTCATTACATAATATCTATTTTACAGATCGCAATGAAAAttactttatcatttttttttcttcaaatgtgaCATACCAAACAAAAACTTGTTTTAATAACCGTCTGCAAAAAAGACAAGAAAATCGCCCGCCGTCAAAAATAGATAGAAACAATGTTGTCAGCTGGTCGTTCGCTTTTTTGTCgtattgtaaaaaaaagtgtAGAAAggaaaacatataacaaaaaaatcttttaagtcTCATTTGAACAAATGTATAAATGTTGTAGTTATTCGAatattaaattatgaaaatgatttataaataaacaaaataaactaaaagAGTTCATACTACGCTTGTCTCTAGAAAAAATAAACAAGCTTTGATAACTTTCAAAAGATTTGTGTTTGTACCAGCCCATCAACTAGCCAAAAATGTGGCTGTATGATATAAAAACTACACGATAATTcctatgaaaagaaattaaactTCTTTCAAATGAAGGTCAGTGAGCTCCACAGAGTGTCAAAATGGCCTCTTCTGACCATTTCAAGGTACATAGTATGTCAACCTTCACTATACAATAAAAATGTCGACTATTTTTTCAACTCGGCCTCAAGTAAGTGTCCTAACACACCTTTGTTAgtgattttaacaaaaacatgcataaCTAGTTCGTTGACGATTATAAGCGAACTTATCATTACcttttgttatatttcaaatgaaaataatggtgttattttttggggaaattaaaaaaaaaacagatattaaaaataaattttgtgctTTTGGTGGTCCTTTTGCTGGCAGTTTTGTCTCTTCAACTCTTTACACTTTACTTTcaaacattcttaaaaaaaagttatcttattcaaataaataatattttgataagCATATTTCCCGCGACTAATTTTAAGCCTTCCTTTGAGATGAGAGTTCAAAATTGAAGGTTTACTAACTGGATGTATGacgagatgattgaagctgttattTTCCCTCTTAACTACATTCAtgtatttttgtcaataaaatttatcaaacagttgGTGAATTCTCACTATTACCAAAATGCGCTCCTTTAAAAACAGACTTGCCTTGCAATATTACGAGTCACAGGTtttgaccaaactcagtaaagacccgtctaaTTTGCGTTTTACCGATGAATTGAATAACATTCATTGTTATATTAATGATTTGAAAAAttgtgaattttctaaatataatgCATGAATTTAGCCAAAGGAACATAATAAATCTTGTATAAACAATAGTTATCGTTCCTATCTTGATATCAATAATTTAGCTTTACACGGGTAGACTTTTCATAAAACTttcaagttattttgaaaatcgaaaaaaaaaaatcaccacatAAAACGTCTATAAAAATGTCTGATGAAAAACTTGTATTTAAACGATTAACAAATGTTACCGTTTCGAGTTCGGATTCTCGTTcgcttttttgttttgttttttgttttcaactTCAGAAAAGCAATATATTGAATTGACGTACCAAACTTTCAAACACTAATGAAACGTGTCTTCTTTTGCTCGGGCTTTGTGATTGACATACATGCCTAAAAATATAGATACTTATAAATTAAGGGGTTTCAAAATATCGCAGACATCATATATGAAAAACTTGATTTACCTCAAAGTAACCAGAGATACACTGTTCCAAATCGAATTCAATCTAAGGGAGAATCTCAAAATAGGTCGCCCGAAGGATGACCACCTGTTTCGCCTTTTCGCACCTGTAAAAACTGTCTATAATCCGTTCAtcttattttgactttttaaGATTTAAGAGTCTATTccaaattgaggtaaattatatggccttccaaatactgtttcgatccctaaaatcactgaagagacattagttGTCGGAATCCGGATATGTTGTAAAACAAAGAAACTCATGTTTGAGGTTTACAGTCTTTGCCGCAAGTGTATTGTTTTCTGTCCCGTATTAAAgatgttatattaatataaagaTCTATTTGTTAAATCTTGTGATAACTGTATTTGGCACTCGTCAATGGCAGGCACCAGTGTTCAACAACattagttgttcgacctgtttgtcaaatgcattttgttaaaatatactttttaattttttggtctttttgaaaatgttgtttcactacacgaaatcccggatttgaagaggtatgcaaatgttatgtaaatgtattcagagaccgacatttacatatatttataaaccactgcatttagtttatcttgtctttacatgtagtaaatatcaacatttcttgtgctataccctcctataggcggttatgagagaccgcggtttataaaatatattaacacctaatcaaaccattttaaagtttagaatttgcatatatttataaccaTCTCAAAACTTTCGcaaacttatgtatttgtatacctc
The window above is part of the Mytilus edulis chromosome 6, xbMytEdul2.2, whole genome shotgun sequence genome. Proteins encoded here:
- the LOC139526924 gene encoding uncharacterized protein; the protein is MNRNSRNQDNSEEVNSYGIKKTTYWKIYGVKRFPYRGKRKYTPLLYPSFDGGMKISNDIFGLTISQFERMYKACLERRITKEQWILNLRYPDKSSKEYLEYLENSTGSKKGLLQCFESDPREEYLYEQLVTTVGTEIDIRKRQRLFIIKDMIFNACQPNYTLIASGSLAEGLNLPGSDVDIMYVNNHYDVIRSVSNIKHPIHRRKLVMETDIDHPGFTKLRFRAVEVNAHCRCHPGKCTGKRLYLSRTNFLDEYKNLTNTSPLSMHGPCLSNQTNSVDIAFCLRCKYLPQNALPWGFRRRLQWPPDCVIDSIIQYGCLLVPIGPKTKPDDDLLWRLSFSVAEKKLVHSFNFTQFLCYGLLKLMLKRIVNTHDVVKDLLCSYFLKTSLFWISEEVDIETFQLSKVYYCFTLCLDKIISWVTTCNCPNYFIPEHNMFLGKINHRNNKILLCVLESIKSGGITGLTNNIFAPNKENHCLSRTYNESSFILLDFLVYRVINLPGIITLFPIGISSYLKGLVLADSLLKSETSTFIINCCKYLIANISKYIAQKLPTPNTRGETNSIRKCYHKLIQKSIKSDAVSGWLLYASYYYVRRQYNATLKLTDYILSKCSPDMILLNAIDNTDSVITYYKHNVHTSMTLNEKMTIFTENDVNYLYNSSLIPEELQLEVDKYLIGIHPVFMSYCLRFLCYHHLGDISNRRQALSDLYLTVNTGQFTSPDSHSASLTILGVCNEISGYKDEAYDCYVKSLEVFKRKVSTAEIRKLKLFDI